In one Pseudomonas purpurea genomic region, the following are encoded:
- a CDS encoding DUF4198 domain-containing protein, which translates to MHHAKSLALLGLFSALFAAQVSAHGLWTEQRRGNIEVIYGHGAEDNAYKARKISGAWAYDVSGKMIPVTVQRLVDHARLQPLKPPAILAVALDNGMWSQTADKKWINQGRSKVPGAIESTQTFKYSLAIYQPGAKLPALDQIKLLILPEVDPLTVGPGKSLPVRVLLDGKPAAGVKLIGDYRNAPNTLSTETDAEGRAQVLVRNEGLNVIAAQVEVPVKDSPEVSSRGLFSSLTFLGEPHHE; encoded by the coding sequence ATGCATCACGCAAAATCACTGGCCCTGCTGGGGCTGTTCAGTGCGCTGTTCGCCGCTCAAGTCAGTGCCCATGGCCTGTGGACCGAGCAACGTCGCGGCAACATTGAAGTCATTTACGGCCATGGCGCCGAAGACAATGCCTACAAAGCCCGAAAGATCAGCGGTGCCTGGGCGTATGACGTCAGCGGCAAGATGATTCCGGTCACCGTGCAACGTTTAGTGGATCACGCTCGCCTGCAACCGCTCAAACCACCGGCAATTCTGGCGGTTGCGCTGGATAACGGCATGTGGTCGCAAACCGCCGACAAAAAGTGGATCAATCAGGGCCGCAGCAAAGTACCGGGCGCTATCGAGTCGACCCAGACCTTCAAGTACAGCCTGGCGATTTATCAACCGGGGGCGAAACTGCCTGCACTTGATCAGATCAAATTGCTGATCTTGCCGGAGGTGGACCCACTGACCGTCGGCCCGGGCAAATCATTGCCGGTGCGGGTGCTGCTCGATGGCAAACCGGCGGCGGGTGTGAAGTTGATCGGCGACTATCGCAACGCGCCGAACACCCTGAGCACGGAAACCGATGCTGAAGGTCGGGCACAGGTGTTGGTGCGTAATGAAGGGTTGAATGTGATTGCCGCGCAGGTCGAAGTGCCGGTGAAGGACAGCCCTGAGGTGAGCAGTCGCGGGCTGTTCAGTTCGCTGACGTTCCTGGGCGAGCCGCATCACGAGTAA
- the cysN gene encoding sulfate adenylyltransferase subunit CysN: MSHQSDLISEDILAYLGQHERKELLRFLTCGNVDDGKSTLIGRLLHDSKMIYEDHLEAITRDSKKVGTTGDDIDLALLVDGLQAEREQGITIDVAYRYFSTAKRKFIIADTPGHEQYTRNMATGASTCDLAIILVDARYGVQTQTRRHSFIASLLGIKHIVVAINKMDLKDFDQGVFESIKADYLKFAEGLKMKATSMHFVPMSALKGDNVVNKSERSPWYTGQSLMEILETVEVAGDRNFTDLRFPVQYVNRPNLNFRGFAGTLASGIVKKGDEVVVLPSGKSSRVKSIVTFEGELEHAGPGQAVTLTMEDEIDISRGDLLVHADSVPPVTDSFEAMLVWMAEEPMLPGKKYDIKRATSYVPGSIASIVNKVDVNTLEEGPASALHLNEIGKVKISLDAPIALDGYESNRTTGAFIIIDRLTNGTVGAGMIVAQPLVHGSATHHGKLAHVATEERAQRFGQQPATVLFSGLSGAGKSTLAYAVERKLFDMGRAVFVLDGQNLRHDLNKGLPQDRAGRTENWRRAAHVARQFNEAGLLTLAAFVAPDAEGREQAKALIGDERLLTVYVQASPAVCAERDPQGLYAAAGDNIPGDSFPYDVPLDADLVVDTQSLSLEESVKQVLDLLRKRGAI; encoded by the coding sequence ATGTCGCATCAATCTGATTTGATCAGCGAGGACATCCTCGCCTACCTGGGCCAGCACGAGCGCAAAGAGCTGCTGCGCTTTTTGACCTGCGGTAACGTCGACGACGGCAAGAGCACCCTGATCGGGCGCCTGCTGCACGACTCCAAGATGATCTACGAAGACCATCTGGAAGCCATTACCCGCGACTCGAAAAAAGTCGGCACCACCGGTGACGACATCGACCTGGCGTTGCTGGTCGACGGTTTGCAAGCCGAGCGTGAACAAGGCATCACCATCGATGTCGCGTACCGCTATTTCTCCACCGCCAAGCGCAAATTCATCATCGCCGACACGCCCGGCCATGAGCAGTACACCCGCAACATGGCCACCGGTGCGTCCACCTGTGACCTGGCGATCATCCTGGTCGATGCCCGTTACGGCGTGCAGACTCAGACCCGTCGCCACAGCTTCATTGCCTCGTTGCTGGGCATCAAGCACATCGTCGTCGCCATCAACAAGATGGACCTCAAGGACTTCGATCAGGGTGTGTTCGAGTCGATCAAGGCCGATTACCTGAAGTTCGCCGAAGGCCTGAAGATGAAGGCCACGAGCATGCACTTCGTGCCGATGTCGGCGCTCAAGGGCGACAACGTGGTGAACAAGTCCGAGCGCTCGCCGTGGTACACCGGCCAGTCGCTGATGGAAATTCTCGAGACCGTGGAAGTGGCGGGCGACCGTAACTTCACCGACCTGCGCTTCCCGGTGCAGTACGTGAACCGGCCGAACCTGAACTTCCGCGGTTTCGCCGGCACCCTGGCCAGCGGCATCGTCAAGAAGGGCGACGAGGTCGTGGTACTGCCGTCGGGCAAGAGCAGCCGCGTGAAATCCATCGTCACCTTCGAAGGTGAACTGGAGCACGCAGGTCCGGGTCAGGCTGTCACGCTGACCATGGAAGACGAAATCGACATCTCCCGCGGCGACCTGCTGGTACACGCCGACAGCGTGCCACCCGTCACCGACAGCTTTGAGGCGATGCTGGTGTGGATGGCTGAAGAGCCGATGCTGCCGGGCAAGAAGTACGACATCAAGCGTGCCACCAGTTACGTGCCGGGTTCCATCGCCAGCATCGTCAACAAGGTCGATGTGAACACCCTGGAAGAAGGCCCGGCCAGCGCCTTGCACCTGAACGAGATCGGCAAGGTCAAGATCAGCCTCGATGCGCCGATTGCCCTCGACGGTTATGAAAGCAACCGCACCACGGGCGCCTTCATCATCATCGACCGCTTGACCAACGGCACCGTCGGCGCCGGCATGATCGTCGCGCAACCATTGGTTCATGGCAGCGCCACGCACCATGGCAAGTTGGCCCATGTAGCGACCGAGGAGCGCGCCCAACGCTTCGGCCAGCAACCGGCCACCGTGCTGTTCAGCGGCTTGTCGGGTGCGGGCAAAAGCACGTTGGCCTATGCGGTCGAGCGCAAGCTGTTCGACATGGGCCGTGCGGTATTTGTGCTCGATGGCCAGAACCTGCGTCATGACCTGAACAAAGGTCTGCCGCAGGATCGCGCCGGGCGTACCGAGAACTGGCGCCGTGCGGCTCATGTGGCGCGTCAGTTCAACGAAGCCGGTTTGCTGACCCTCGCAGCGTTCGTTGCACCGGACGCTGAAGGTCGCGAGCAGGCCAAGGCCTTGATTGGTGACGAGCGTTTGCTGACGGTCTACGTGCAGGCTTCGCCGGCCGTGTGCGCCGAGCGTGATCCGCAAGGGCTGTACGCCGCTGCTGGCGATAACATCCCCGGCGACTCCTTCCCGTACGACGTGCCGCTGGACGCCGACCTTGTGGTCGACACCCAGTCGTTGTCGCTGGAAGAAAGCGTCAAGCAAGTGCTGGATCTGCTGCGTAAACGCGGCGCGATCTAA
- a CDS encoding acyltransferase, which yields MLDFLPAPLRGVIASLLLALNTILLCSFLFCVAIFKVLPFALTQRFTHWLMNHTHEAWISNNNAWMKLVCRTRWHLTGLEGLDYQHSYLVTSNHQSWVDIMVLQYVLNRRIRPLKFFLKQELIWVPVIGLAWWALGFPFMKRYSKAYLEKHPEKKGKDLETTRKTCEKFRSNPVGIFNFAEGTRFTEAKHAQQQSPFRYLLKPKAGGIAFVLDAMGEQLEALVNVTIHYPGGRPGYWDLLCGNVRDVVVHFEALGIPPQFIGKNYDQDGEYRLQFQGWINQLWEDKDALLEQMHREYPAKS from the coding sequence ATGCTGGATTTTCTACCTGCCCCCCTGCGAGGCGTGATCGCCTCGTTGTTGTTGGCGCTGAACACTATTTTGCTGTGCTCGTTTCTGTTCTGCGTGGCGATCTTCAAGGTCTTGCCGTTCGCCCTCACCCAGCGCTTCACCCATTGGCTGATGAACCACACCCACGAGGCCTGGATCAGCAACAACAACGCCTGGATGAAACTGGTATGCCGCACCCGCTGGCACCTCACAGGCCTTGAGGGCCTGGACTATCAACACTCCTACCTGGTCACCAGCAACCACCAAAGCTGGGTCGACATCATGGTGTTGCAGTACGTGCTCAACCGCCGGATTCGCCCGCTGAAATTTTTCCTCAAGCAGGAGCTGATCTGGGTGCCGGTGATCGGTCTGGCCTGGTGGGCGCTGGGCTTCCCGTTCATGAAGCGCTATTCCAAGGCGTATCTGGAAAAGCACCCGGAGAAAAAAGGCAAAGACCTGGAAACCACCCGCAAGACCTGCGAGAAGTTTCGCAGCAACCCGGTGGGTATTTTCAACTTCGCCGAGGGCACGCGTTTTACCGAAGCCAAGCACGCGCAACAGCAATCGCCGTTCCGCTACTTGCTCAAGCCCAAGGCCGGTGGCATTGCGTTTGTGCTGGATGCCATGGGCGAGCAACTGGAAGCCCTCGTCAATGTGACCATCCACTACCCTGGCGGCCGTCCGGGTTATTGGGACCTGCTGTGCGGCAACGTACGGGACGTGGTGGTGCATTTCGAAGCGCTGGGTATTCCGCCGCAATTCATCGGCAAGAACTACGACCAGGACGGCGAATACCGCCTCCAGTTCCAGGGCTGGATCAACCAGTTGTGGGAAGACAAGGATGCGCTGCTGGAGCAGATGCACCGTGAGTATCCCGCAAAATCTTGA
- a CDS encoding Nif3-like dinuclear metal center hexameric protein, giving the protein MAVALSTLVEEADRYLGSSRIADYCPNGLQVEGRPQVLRIVSGVTASQALLDAAVEAKADLVLVHHGYFWKGENPCVTGMKQRRLKTLLKHDISLLAYHLPLDLHPDVGNNVQLARQLDITVEGPLDPDNPKVVGMVGSLAEPMTPRDFARHVQEVMGREPLLIEGSEMIRRVGWCTGGGQGYIDQAVLAGVDLYLSGEASEQTFHSARENDISFIAAGHHATERYGVQALGEYLARRFALEHIFIDCPNPI; this is encoded by the coding sequence ATGGCCGTTGCCTTGAGTACGCTGGTTGAAGAAGCGGATCGTTACCTTGGCAGTTCGCGGATCGCCGACTATTGCCCCAACGGCCTGCAGGTCGAAGGCCGGCCGCAGGTGCTGCGTATCGTCAGCGGCGTGACCGCCAGCCAGGCGCTGCTGGATGCCGCGGTCGAAGCCAAGGCCGATCTGGTGCTGGTGCACCACGGCTACTTCTGGAAAGGCGAGAACCCCTGCGTCACCGGTATGAAGCAGCGTAGGCTCAAAACCCTGCTCAAGCACGACATCAGCCTGCTGGCCTACCACTTGCCGCTGGATTTGCACCCGGACGTGGGCAACAACGTACAGTTGGCCCGCCAGTTGGACATCACCGTCGAAGGCCCGCTGGACCCGGACAACCCCAAAGTGGTGGGCATGGTCGGTTCACTCGCCGAGCCGATGACACCCCGCGACTTCGCCCGCCATGTGCAGGAAGTCATGGGTCGCGAGCCCTTGCTGATCGAGGGCAGCGAAATGATCCGCCGTGTCGGCTGGTGCACGGGCGGCGGCCAGGGTTACATCGATCAGGCGGTGTTGGCCGGGGTCGATCTGTACCTGAGCGGCGAAGCCTCCGAGCAAACCTTCCACAGCGCCCGGGAAAACGACATCAGTTTCATTGCCGCCGGCCATCACGCCACCGAACGCTACGGCGTGCAGGCATTGGGCGAATACCTGGCGCGACGGTTTGCCCTTGAGCACATCTTTATCGACTGCCCGAATCCGATCTGA
- the cysD gene encoding sulfate adenylyltransferase subunit CysD, producing the protein MVDKLTHLKQLEAESIHIIREVAAEFDNPVMLYSIGKDSAVMLHLARKAFFPGKLPFPVMHVDTQWKFQEMYSFRDKMVAELGLDLITHVNPDGVAQGINPFTHGSAKHTDIMKTEGLKQALDKYGFDAAFGGARRDEEKSRAKERVYSFRDSKHRWDPKNQRPELWNVYNGKVNKGESIRVFPLSNWTELDIWQYIYLEGIPIVPLYFAAERDVIEKNGTLIMIDDERILEHLSDEDKARIVKKKVRFRTLGCYPLTGAVESEAESLTDIIQEMLLTRTSERQGRVIDHDGAGSMEDKKRQGYF; encoded by the coding sequence ATGGTCGACAAACTGACGCATCTGAAACAGCTGGAGGCGGAAAGCATCCACATCATCCGCGAGGTGGCCGCCGAGTTCGACAACCCGGTGATGCTGTACTCCATCGGTAAAGATTCCGCCGTGATGCTGCACCTGGCACGCAAGGCATTCTTCCCCGGCAAGCTGCCGTTTCCGGTGATGCACGTCGACACTCAGTGGAAATTCCAGGAGATGTACAGCTTCCGCGACAAGATGGTCGCCGAGCTGGGCCTTGACCTGATTACCCATGTCAACCCGGACGGCGTGGCGCAAGGGATCAACCCCTTCACCCACGGCAGTGCCAAGCACACCGACATCATGAAGACCGAAGGCCTGAAACAGGCATTGGACAAGTACGGTTTCGATGCAGCCTTCGGTGGTGCGCGCCGCGACGAAGAGAAATCCCGCGCCAAAGAGCGCGTGTACTCGTTCCGCGACAGCAAGCACCGCTGGGACCCGAAAAACCAGCGTCCGGAGCTGTGGAACGTCTACAACGGCAAGGTCAACAAGGGCGAGTCGATCCGCGTATTCCCGCTGTCGAACTGGACCGAACTGGACATCTGGCAGTACATCTACCTGGAAGGCATCCCGATCGTTCCGTTGTACTTCGCCGCCGAGCGCGACGTCATCGAGAAGAACGGCACGCTGATCATGATCGACGACGAGCGCATCCTCGAACACCTGAGCGATGAAGACAAAGCCCGCATCGTCAAAAAGAAAGTGCGTTTCCGTACCCTTGGTTGCTACCCGTTGACGGGCGCGGTGGAGTCCGAGGCCGAAAGCCTTACGGACATCATTCAGGAAATGCTCCTGACGCGAACTTCCGAGCGCCAGGGCCGAGTCATCGATCATGATGGCGCCGGCTCCATGGAAGACAAAAAACGTCAGGGTTATTTCTAA
- the hisG gene encoding ATP phosphoribosyltransferase: MLTIALSKGRILDDTLPLLAEAGIVPTENPDKSRKLIIPTTQADVRLLIVRATDVPTYVEHGAADLGVAGKDVLMEYGGQGLYEPLDLQIAQCKLMTAGKVGAIEPKGRLRIATKFVNVAKRYYAEQGRQVDIIKLYGSMELAPLIGLADKIIDVVDTGNTLRANGLEPQDFIAAISSRLIVNKASMKMQHARIQALIDTLRKAVESRHRG, from the coding sequence ATGTTGACCATCGCACTGTCCAAGGGCCGCATCCTTGACGACACCCTGCCGCTTCTGGCTGAAGCGGGCATCGTGCCGACCGAGAATCCGGACAAGAGCCGCAAGCTGATCATCCCCACGACCCAGGCCGATGTGCGCTTGCTGATCGTGCGCGCCACCGATGTGCCGACCTATGTCGAGCATGGTGCCGCTGACCTGGGCGTCGCCGGTAAAGATGTGCTGATGGAATACGGTGGCCAGGGTCTGTACGAGCCGCTGGATCTGCAGATTGCCCAGTGCAAGCTGATGACCGCCGGTAAAGTCGGTGCAATCGAGCCCAAGGGCCGTCTGCGCATCGCCACCAAGTTCGTCAATGTGGCCAAGCGTTACTACGCCGAGCAGGGCCGTCAGGTCGACATCATCAAGCTGTACGGCTCGATGGAGCTGGCGCCGTTGATCGGTCTGGCAGACAAGATCATCGACGTGGTCGACACCGGTAACACGCTGCGGGCCAACGGCCTGGAGCCACAGGATTTCATTGCTGCCATCAGTTCCCGACTGATCGTCAACAAGGCTTCGATGAAAATGCAGCACGCCCGTATCCAGGCACTGATCGACACCCTGCGCAAAGCAGTGGAGTCGCGACACCGCGGTTGA
- the hisC gene encoding histidinol-phosphate transaminase — protein sequence MSKFWSPFVKDLVPYVPGEQPKLAKLVKLNTNENPYGPSPKALAAMQTELNDNLRLYPDPNSDLLKQAVARYYGVQGNQVFLGNGSDEVLAHIFHGLLQHDKPLLFPDISYSFYPVYCGLYGISFDAVPLDDQFQIRVADYAKPNGGIIFPNPNAPTGCLLALDAVEQILKASPDSVVVVDEAYIDFGGETAISLVDRYPNLLVTQTLSKSRSLAGLRVGLAVGHPDLIEALERIKNSFNSYPLDRLAIVGAAAAFDDREYFEKTCQRVIDSREHVVEQLQEKGFEVLPSAANFIFTRHPQHDAAGLAAKLREQGVIVRHFKQERIAQFLRISIGTPEQNQALIDGLGEL from the coding sequence ATGAGTAAATTCTGGAGCCCGTTCGTCAAGGATCTGGTGCCGTACGTGCCGGGCGAGCAGCCGAAACTGGCGAAGCTGGTCAAACTCAACACCAACGAAAACCCTTACGGTCCATCGCCCAAGGCACTGGCGGCGATGCAAACCGAACTCAACGACAACCTGCGCCTGTACCCAGACCCTAACAGCGACCTGCTCAAGCAGGCGGTGGCCCGGTATTACGGGGTGCAGGGCAACCAGGTGTTCCTCGGCAACGGTTCCGATGAAGTGCTGGCGCACATTTTTCACGGCTTGCTGCAACACGATAAGCCGCTGTTGTTCCCGGACATCAGCTACAGCTTTTATCCGGTGTATTGCGGCTTGTACGGCATTTCCTTCGACGCGGTGCCGCTGGACGATCAGTTCCAGATTCGCGTCGCAGACTATGCCAAGCCAAACGGCGGGATTATTTTCCCTAACCCGAATGCTCCCACCGGTTGCCTGTTGGCGCTGGATGCCGTGGAGCAGATCCTCAAGGCCAGCCCGGATTCGGTGGTGGTGGTCGATGAAGCCTACATCGACTTCGGCGGCGAGACGGCGATCAGCCTGGTGGACCGTTACCCGAACCTGCTGGTGACCCAGACCTTGTCCAAGTCGCGCTCGCTGGCCGGTTTGCGCGTGGGGCTGGCGGTCGGTCATCCGGACCTGATCGAGGCGCTGGAGCGGATCAAGAACAGCTTCAACTCTTATCCGCTGGATCGCCTGGCCATCGTTGGCGCGGCGGCGGCGTTTGATGATCGCGAGTACTTTGAAAAGACCTGCCAACGCGTGATCGACAGTCGTGAGCATGTGGTCGAGCAGTTGCAGGAGAAGGGCTTTGAAGTGCTGCCGTCGGCGGCGAACTTCATCTTCACTCGTCACCCGCAGCATGACGCGGCAGGCCTGGCGGCGAAGTTGCGCGAGCAAGGCGTGATCGTGCGGCACTTCAAACAGGAGCGGATTGCCCAATTCCTGCGTATCTCCATCGGCACGCCAGAGCAGAATCAGGCACTGATCGACGGTTTGGGCGAGCTCTGA
- the hisD gene encoding histidinol dehydrogenase — translation MTAPTSIRRLNAADPDFAHHLDHLLSWESVSDDSVNQRVLDIIKAVRERGDAAVVEFTQKFDGLQVASMADLILPRERLELALTRITAPQREALEKAAARVRSYHEKQKQDSWSYTEADGTVLGQKVTPLDRAGLYVPGGKASYPSSVLMNAIPAKVAGVTEVVMVVPTPRGEVNELVLAAACIAGVDRVFTIGGAQAVAALAYGTESVPKVDKVVGPGNIYVATAKRHVFGQVGIDMIAGPSEILVVCDGQTDPDWIAMDLFSQAEHDEDAQAILVSPDAGFLDKVAASIAKLLPTMERAEIIETSINGRGALIQVRDMQQAIDVANRIAPEHLELSVADPQAWLPQIRHAGAIFMGRHTSEALGDYCAGPNHVLPTSGTARFSSPLGVYDFQKRSSIIFCSEQGASELGKTASVLARGESLTAHARSAEYRIVDQDFLRGQGE, via the coding sequence ATGACCGCTCCCACTTCCATTCGCCGACTCAACGCTGCTGACCCGGATTTTGCGCATCATCTGGATCATCTGCTGAGCTGGGAAAGTGTGTCTGACGACTCGGTCAATCAGCGGGTCCTGGACATCATCAAGGCAGTGCGCGAGCGCGGCGACGCGGCGGTGGTCGAGTTCACCCAGAAGTTCGACGGCCTGCAAGTGGCCTCGATGGCCGACCTCATCCTGCCCCGTGAACGCCTCGAACTGGCCTTGACCCGGATCACCGCGCCTCAGCGCGAGGCCCTGGAAAAAGCCGCTGCTCGCGTGCGCAGCTACCACGAAAAGCAGAAACAGGACTCCTGGAGCTACACCGAAGCCGATGGCACGGTGCTGGGCCAGAAAGTCACGCCGCTGGACCGCGCAGGCCTGTACGTGCCGGGTGGCAAGGCGTCGTACCCGTCCTCGGTGCTGATGAATGCGATTCCGGCCAAGGTTGCCGGTGTGACCGAAGTGGTCATGGTGGTGCCGACGCCTCGCGGTGAAGTCAACGAACTGGTGCTGGCGGCCGCGTGCATTGCCGGCGTCGACCGGGTGTTCACCATCGGTGGCGCCCAGGCCGTTGCGGCGCTGGCCTACGGCACCGAAAGCGTGCCGAAGGTCGATAAAGTTGTCGGCCCCGGCAACATTTATGTCGCCACCGCCAAGCGCCACGTATTTGGCCAGGTTGGTATCGACATGATCGCCGGCCCTTCGGAAATCCTCGTGGTGTGCGACGGCCAGACCGATCCGGACTGGATCGCCATGGACCTGTTCTCCCAGGCCGAACACGACGAAGACGCCCAGGCGATTCTGGTCAGCCCCGATGCCGGGTTCCTCGACAAGGTGGCGGCGAGCATCGCCAAACTGCTGCCAACCATGGAACGCGCCGAGATCATCGAAACTTCGATCAACGGCCGTGGCGCGCTGATTCAGGTGCGCGACATGCAACAAGCCATTGACGTGGCCAACCGCATTGCGCCGGAACACCTGGAGTTGTCTGTCGCTGATCCGCAAGCCTGGTTGCCGCAGATCCGCCACGCGGGTGCGATCTTCATGGGCCGCCACACGTCCGAGGCGCTGGGCGATTACTGCGCCGGTCCGAACCACGTGCTGCCGACTTCCGGCACGGCGCGTTTCTCCTCGCCGCTGGGGGTTTATGACTTCCAGAAACGTTCGTCGATTATCTTCTGCTCCGAGCAGGGGGCGTCGGAACTGGGCAAGACCGCGTCCGTGCTGGCCCGTGGCGAGTCGCTGACCGCCCACGCTCGCAGCGCCGAATACCGCATCGTTGACCAAGACTTTCTTCGAGGGCAGGGGGAATGA
- the murA gene encoding UDP-N-acetylglucosamine 1-carboxyvinyltransferase, with protein MDKLIITGGVRLDGEIRISGAKNSALPILAATLLCDGPVTVANLPHLHDITTMIELFGRMGIEPVIDEKLSVEIDPRTIKTLIAPYELVKTMRASILVLGPMVARFGEAEVALPGGCAIGSRPVDLHIRGLEAMGAVIDVEGGYIKAKAPEGGLRGANFFFDTVSVTGTENIMMAAALANGRSVLQNAAREPEVIDLANFLIAMGAKISGAGTDTITIDGVPRLHPATYKVMPDRIETGTYLVAAAVTGGRVKVKDTDPTILEAVLEKLKEAGAEITTGEDWIELNMHGKRPKAVNVRTAPYPAFPTDMQAQFISLNAIAEGTGAVIETIFENRFMHVYELHRMGAHIQVEGNTAIVTGIEKLKGAPVMATDLRASASLVISALIAEGDTLIDRIYHIDRGYECIEEKLQMLGAKIRRVPG; from the coding sequence ATGGATAAATTGATTATTACCGGCGGCGTTCGTCTTGATGGCGAAATCCGCATCTCCGGGGCAAAGAACTCTGCCCTGCCGATTCTGGCTGCAACCCTGCTGTGCGATGGCCCGGTCACGGTTGCCAACCTGCCGCACCTGCACGACATCACCACCATGATCGAGCTGTTCGGTCGCATGGGCATCGAGCCGGTGATCGACGAGAAGCTCAGCGTCGAAATCGACCCGCGCACCATCAAGACCCTGATCGCCCCGTACGAACTGGTGAAAACCATGCGTGCCTCGATCCTGGTGCTGGGCCCGATGGTTGCCCGTTTCGGTGAGGCCGAAGTCGCACTGCCTGGCGGTTGCGCCATCGGTTCGCGTCCGGTCGACCTGCACATCCGTGGCCTTGAAGCCATGGGCGCGGTCATCGACGTCGAAGGCGGCTACATCAAGGCCAAGGCACCTGAAGGTGGCCTGCGCGGCGCGAACTTCTTCTTCGATACCGTCAGTGTGACTGGTACCGAGAACATCATGATGGCTGCCGCACTGGCCAACGGTCGCAGCGTGCTGCAAAACGCGGCCCGTGAACCTGAAGTCATCGACCTGGCGAACTTCCTGATCGCCATGGGCGCGAAGATCTCGGGCGCCGGCACCGACACCATCACCATTGATGGCGTGCCACGTCTGCACCCGGCCACTTACAAAGTGATGCCGGACCGTATCGAAACCGGTACTTACCTGGTGGCAGCTGCCGTGACTGGCGGCCGCGTCAAGGTCAAGGACACCGACCCGACCATCCTTGAAGCCGTACTGGAAAAACTCAAGGAAGCCGGGGCTGAAATCACCACCGGTGAAGACTGGATCGAGCTGAACATGCACGGCAAGCGGCCAAAAGCCGTCAACGTGCGCACCGCTCCGTACCCGGCGTTCCCGACCGACATGCAAGCGCAGTTCATCTCCCTCAACGCCATTGCCGAAGGCACTGGTGCTGTGATCGAGACGATCTTCGAAAACCGCTTCATGCACGTTTATGAGCTGCACCGCATGGGCGCTCACATCCAGGTTGAAGGCAACACCGCCATCGTGACCGGCATCGAAAAACTCAAAGGCGCGCCAGTCATGGCCACCGACCTGCGAGCTTCGGCCAGCCTGGTGATCTCGGCACTGATCGCCGAAGGCGACACGCTGATCGATCGCATCTACCACATCGACCGTGGTTACGAGTGCATCGAAGAGAAACTGCAGATGCTCGGCGCTAAAATCCGCCGCGTACCGGGCTAG
- the algW gene encoding Do family serine endopeptidase AlgW yields MLKGLRFFGWPLLAGVLIALLIIQRYPQWVGLPSLDVNLQQAPQTTLTQQGPVSYADAVVIAAPAVVNLYTTKVVNKTTHPLFEDPQFRRFFGDNLPKQKRMESSLGSGVIMSPEGYLLTNNHVTTGADQIVVALKDGRETLARVIGSDPETDLAVLKIDLRNLPSITVGRSESIRVGDVALAIGNPFGVGQTVTMGIISATGRNQLGLNNYEDFIQTDAAINPGNSGGALVDANGNLTGINTAIFSKSGGSQGIGFAIPIKLAMEVMKSIIEHGQVIRGWLGIEVQPLTQELAESFGLSGRPGIVVAGIFRDGPAQKAGLQLGDVILSIDGEPAGDGRRSMNQVARIKPTDKVSIQVMRNGKELKLTAEIGLRPPPAPVKEEE; encoded by the coding sequence ATGCTCAAGGGTCTGCGTTTTTTTGGCTGGCCGCTGCTGGCCGGCGTGCTTATCGCGTTGTTGATCATCCAGCGCTACCCGCAATGGGTCGGGCTGCCAAGCCTTGATGTGAACCTGCAACAAGCCCCGCAAACCACCTTGACCCAGCAGGGGCCAGTGTCCTATGCCGATGCCGTGGTCATTGCCGCGCCAGCGGTGGTCAACCTCTACACCACCAAAGTGGTCAACAAAACCACGCATCCCCTGTTCGAAGACCCGCAATTCCGGCGTTTTTTCGGGGACAACCTGCCCAAGCAAAAGCGCATGGAGTCCAGCCTCGGCTCGGGCGTGATCATGAGCCCGGAAGGCTACCTGCTGACCAACAACCATGTGACCACCGGCGCGGACCAGATCGTAGTCGCCCTCAAGGATGGCCGGGAAACCCTGGCCCGGGTGATTGGCAGCGACCCGGAAACCGATCTGGCGGTGCTAAAAATCGACCTGAGAAACCTGCCGTCGATCACCGTCGGGCGCTCCGAGAGCATCCGCGTCGGCGACGTCGCGCTGGCCATCGGCAACCCGTTCGGCGTCGGCCAGACCGTGACCATGGGCATTATCAGCGCCACCGGCCGCAACCAACTGGGCCTGAACAACTACGAAGACTTCATTCAAACCGACGCAGCGATCAACCCCGGCAACTCCGGTGGCGCGCTGGTGGACGCCAACGGCAACCTGACCGGCATCAACACGGCGATTTTCTCCAAGTCCGGCGGCTCCCAAGGCATCGGTTTTGCGATCCCGATCAAACTGGCGATGGAAGTCATGAAGTCGATCATCGAACACGGCCAGGTGATTCGCGGCTGGCTCGGCATCGAAGTGCAGCCGCTGACCCAGGAACTGGCCGAGTCGTTTGGCCTGTCCGGGCGTCCGGGGATCGTGGTCGCCGGGATTTTCCGCGATGGCCCGGCGCAAAAGGCCGGCCTGCAACTGGGTGACGTGATTCTCAGCATTGATGGCGAACCGGCCGGTGACGGGCGTCGTTCGATGAACCAGGTGGCACGGATCAAGCCCACTGACAAGGTCAGCATTCAGGTCATGCGTAACGGCAAAGAGCTGAAACTGACCGCTGAAATCGGGCTGCGTCCACCGCCCGCGCCGGTCAAAGAAGAAGAGTAA